CTGAGGAAGCGCGTGTAACAACAATACCAGCTGCAGTAGAAATAATAAGTGCTGGAATTTGAGAAACAAGACCTTCACCAATTGTGAGTTTTGTATATGTTTCTGCTGCAATGCCTAAACCCATGCCCTTTTGAAGAACGCCAATGAGTAAACCGCCGATGATGTTTACGAAAACAATAATAATACCGGCGATGGCATCTCCGCGAACAAACTTGCTGGCACCATCCATGGATCCATAAAAGTCCGCTTCTGCTTCGATATTTTTTCTACGTTTTCTCGCTTCTTCATCATTGATTAAACCAGCATTAAGATCGGCATCAATTGACATTTGTTTACCGGGCATCGCATCTAATGTGAATCGCGCTGCAACCTCAGCAACGCGCCCGGAACCCTTTGTGATAACAACGAAGTTAATAATAACCAAGATTGTAAACACGATCATACCGATGATGTAGTTGTCACCGACAACAAAACTTCCGAACGCTTGAATCACACCACCCGCTGCTGCCACACCTTCATTGCCATGTGATAAAATTAAACGAGTAGAAGCGACGTTTAAACTGAGACGAAAGAGAGTTGTAATTAAAAGCATGCTAGGAAATACGCTAAATTCTAAAGGCTTGGTTGTATAAATACTTACTAAAAGTACAAGTAAACTTATTGTAAATGACAATGTCAAAAACATATCGATGAGGAGTGGTGGAACCGGGACCAGCATTACTACGAGAATGCCAACGAGGCCCACTGCAATCATCATGTCAGTATTGCGGGTGTATTTACTTAAACCTTTTAGAAAATTATAAAGTTCATCCATTTTATGCGCCACCTAAGCCGTTGGGATTCTCTTTTGCGATTTCTTGGCTAACTTGTTGAATTTTTCCTTTGATTCGATAAACGTAAGCTAAGACTTCTGCCACGGCATTGTAGAGTGATCGTGGTATAGGGTGCCCAAGCTTTATATTTTTAAACATATTGCGCGCTAAAGGCTTATTCTCAACGATGGGAATATTATGTTTTCGCGCAACTTCTTTTATTTTTTCTGCAATAAAATCTGCACCCTTTGCGACCATCACAGGGGCTGCCATAGCAACGCGGTCATATTTTAATGCAATTGCGATATGTGTTGGATTAGTAATGATAACATCGGCTTTTGGAACTTCTTCCATCATGCGTCTTTGTGAAAGTTCACGCTGAATTCTTTTAATTCTTGATTTAATAAGCGGATCACCCTCACGTTGTTTAAACTCTTCTTTAATTTCTTGTTTTGTCATGCGCATGCGTTTTTCTAAATCCCAGCGCAAATATCCGTAATCAAGGGCTGCTACGAAAGCCATTAGAATACAAATTCCACCAATGAGTTTAAATACGACTGTCCCCATATAAACTAAGATCTGAGCCGTTGACATTTGTACAAGTTGAGGGCTAAATGCGATTTCATTTTTTACAATGAAGTAAGCGGTAATCCCGACAACAGCAATTTTTATTACAGATTTAATTCCCTCAACAATACTGCGCATATTAAAAATTTTTGTGAACCCTGTAATCGGATTAAGTCGTTCGATATCAAAGTTGATATGATCCCAAGCAGTTAAAAAACCAATTTGGAGCACGGTTGCACCAATACCCATCACAATCGTGATTGCAAATACTGGAAGTACAATCATGCCACCTTTAATAAATGCAAGTTTAAGAGGAGGAAGAATATCACCATGTCTTGCGGCTGCAACAAACTGCTCGGTAAAGGCTAGAGAAAATAGACTTTGAATTTCGAGTAAAAATTGACGCGACATAAAGTAAAACACACTAGCTACACCGATGAGTACTAGAATACTTGTCACTTCACGACTTTGTGCGACTTGACCTTGCTTACGAAAGTCTTCACGCCGTTGTGTCGTCGCTTCTTCACTTCGTTCTTCTAAACTATCACCACCGTCAGCCAAAAATTACCTCAAAAGTTTTTTATATATTTAAATATCTCAGCACTTACATCGACAAAATCTGTCTGCATTGTTGATAAAAGTAGCGGGATACTAACGATAAATACAAACAACCCAACTAAAATATTCACCGGAAAACTAATTACAAAAACATTCACCTGAGGAACAGCTCGACCAATAATACCCATGGCGATGTTCAAAAATAAAATAACAGCGATCATTGGAGCCGCGAGTTTAAAGCCAATTGTAAATACCTGCTGAATTATTACAGATAATGAAGCCATATTTTCAGGATTAATACTTAGCTGTGCCAAGGGCACTAAACTGAAACTTCGATATATTGCTTCAATGAGCATGTGATGACCGTTGATAGCTAAAAAAAGTAGAGTTGCAAGAATCGTTAAGAATTGTTCCATCACTGAACTAGCTTCACCTGAAGTGGGGTTAACAAGTTGTGCCGTGCTAAAGCCCATACTAAAACCTAAAAGCTCACCAGCTACGTCTACCGCTATGAAAATTAAGCGCGTTAAAAAGCCCATGAACATCCCTAAAAACGCTTCTTTGGCAACGAGTAAGAATATTTCATCTTCCCAATTTATTAGTGGCATTTGTGTGGTTTTAATCAAAACTGGAAACAAAATGAACGTTAACAATAAACTCAATAAAACTTTAACAGATGAAGGAACATGACGAACTCCAAAAATAGGAATGATAGCAATGCACGTTGAAATGCGAATGAGCATCAACGCGAAGAGAGCAATTTCAGTTTCATTAAATCGATAAACTTCGAACAAATTCCTACCTCACGTACGTTGTAATATTCTCAAACAGTGTGGTGGTAAAACGGGTGATAACGTCGAGCATCCAAGGCGCGCAAACTACCAGAGTTACGGCAATTGCTAATATTTTTGGAATAAATGAAAGTGTGGCCTCATTGATTTGTGTGATGGCTTGAAAGACACTCACGATCAAACCCACAATAAGTGCACATGCCAATAATGGCGCGGCTAAAAGCAGAGTGGTCTTTATCGTTTCTTGTCCTAAAGTCATTACTAATTCAGGTGTCATATTTTAACCAAAACTCTTTACTATAGAGCCCACAATGAGTTGCCAGCCATCTACCAAAACAAAAAGCATAATTTTAAAAGGTAATGAAACTACAATGGGCGGAACCATCATCATACCCATGGCCATCAATACGCTGGCCACAACCATATCGATTATTAAAAATGGAAGATAAATGATGAAACCAATTTCAAAGGCAGTCTTTAATTCTGAAATTACAAACGCAGGAATCAAAACTAGAGATGGTACATCCGCACGTGTTTTAGGTTGGTCAATACGACCCATTTTTAAAAATAAGGCCAAGTCGGTATCTCGGGTTTGGGCAAACATAAATTTACGAAGAGGTTTCATCACCTCTTCACCTGCTTGTTCTTGTGATATTGCATTTTTCAAATAGGGTTGAAGTGCTTTTGAATTAATGTCTGCTAAGAAAGGCGACATGATAAAAAATGTCAGAAATAATGAAAGCCCCACAATTAATTGATTTGGTGGCATTTGCTGTGTACCAAGTGCTTGACGCAAAAATGCCATGACTACAACAATGCGAGTGAAACTTGTCATCATGATGATAATGGCAGGAGCTAAAGTTAATACTGTTAAGAGAATAATGATTTTTAAAACATTCACAACTTCTTCAGGTTTTTGTGTTGATGTAAAACCCAAACTTATTGTGGGGAGCGTAACTCCACCGACATTTTTTGCCTGAGCCTGAACCAGTACAGGCATAACAAGCGAAAATAAGAATATGCTCAACAAGAAGATCTTTGTGATTCTCACAATTCCCTCATTGATTTTAATCGCTCACCTACGATTTCACGCAAGCCGCGCATACTGAATTCTTCGTCTTTATCTGAATTAGTGATCGCATCTAAAGTTGCCTTACGATCAACCTCACCTTGAACTTTATTTGCCAAAGCTGAATTAAATTTCGCAGGAGATTTTCCACCAGTGGCAATTGCCATATCGTCATCAAGGAGTGCGAGTGTTTTTAAAATCGTGATGTTATTATCTGTCACACCAATCAGCACTGCCTCACCAGCTACTTTTACAACTGCCAATGAACGTTTAGCACCCAGATGATGTTGCGCCATAACCTCAATCATACGATTGCGAGTAGATAATTTTTTTGAACCTGGCCATTTTTTAAATGCGTAGTATCCACCACCTATTACGGCTAGTACTATTGCCAGACTCATGAGCATACGTGGTAGAAGTGCTTTTTTAGGCTGAGCTTTTTCTTTATTCAGTGCTTGCTCAGTTTTGAAAACGGGTTGAACTTCTTCAGTTGTCGCAGTTAAGATTTTTTTCTCAGGCAATGCAATTGGTGTGAGCGTAACTGTATCACCCATTTCACCAGCTTCTTTACGCATCATCTGATCAATCAGTGCACCTGGCAATTCTGTTGGAATTGTATTTGCCGCTGTAGCCGTAGGACTCGTTGTAGCTGGAGCCGTAACTTTAATAAAAAGTTTGTTAGCGCGGGATAAAACAGCCGTTGAATTTTTAAATTGAGTAGCTTGATTGGGAGGAGTCAAAATAATTTGACACTTCAGTGCATCAGCTGTTGCTTGCGTCGTGTAAAGATGATCGACCATGCTATCGCTGATCTTTGTTATTCCCTTTTTAACTTTAGTTATAGCTGAGGGAATATTTACTTCAATGGTGCGGTTTGAATACTCCAAGGTGACGCCAGCTTCAACGACATCTTCAGCAAACGTGAGCTCTACAAAAAAATCTTGTCCGATTCTCTTTGTCGAGATATCTGAAAGAGAGTTTCCAGCTTGAGCTTCTTGGGTACTTAAAATAAACCCCGCGACTAGCACGAGGAATGAAAAAAACAACCGCGACATCTTACCCCCTTTTATTTCAGCTGCTGGATGCGTTCCATTGGCGAAATAATATCAGTCAAACGAACACCGAATTTTTCATTAACAACAACGGCTTCACCGCGCGCCACAAGCTTGTCGTTTACCAAAACTTCCATTGGCTCACCTGCGAGTTTGTTTAACTCGATGACGCTTCCTTGGCCCAAAGCTAATAGATCATGCACAACCATTTTGGTTCTTCCTAACTCAACAGTTACTTTGAGTGGAATATCCAAAATCAAATCAAGATTGCGAGGCCGTGCTGTTTTATCACCTTCAGCAAAAGCATTTAGGGCCTCGTCATTGGGCATACCAGCTGCCGCAACTACTGGCCCTGGTGTTACCTCTGAATCTTGATTCGCGGCTGCAATAAGATCATCAGCTGCTGATTTGTCTGCCATTTAATCCTCCCTCACGTATCATATCGCGTTGCTAAAACGCGCGTTATCTGAACAGCCACATTACCGTGACTGACACCGTAAAATGCCTTCATTTTCTTTACACCTTCTACTTCAACGTTCAATTCACCTGTGGCATCTTGATCAAGCGGGATTACATCCCCAACTTGCATGTTAAGAAGATCACCCATGGTGATTTCAGTGACGCCAAGATTAACCCGCACACCAACATCTGTTTCTAAAAATTGTTTTTCTAAAATTGCTGTCCAAAGTTTTTTATCTGTTTGATCTGATTCCACCTGAAAGCCACTTGAAAGTTTTTGTTTGATGGGCTCAATGGTGGAATAAGGAATTACTAAAGTAATTGTTCCGTTCGCATTCTCAAGTTCAACGTCAAACGTAGAAGCAATAACAACGTCTGTTGGTGGAACAATACCTACGAATTGTGGATTAACTTCAGTACGAACAAAACTTGCATCGATTTTCCCAACTGATATCCAAGCACTCTCAAGATCACTCATCGCCAACTCAACAACACGGCGAACGATACTTAATTCTATAGCAGTAAACTCTTTGCCTTCGATTTTTGTATACGGTCGATCTGCTCCACCCAAAAAACTATCTACCAATGCATAGGCTAGTTTACTTTCAACTACTACTAGTGCTGAACCACGTAAAGCATTGAACCGTAAAACGCTCATGCATGTTGGAACTGGCAATGTATTGATGAACTCACCAAATTTTAAAAAATCTGTAGATGCATGATTAAGTGATGCGATCTTACGAAGTGCTGATGAAAGCGAAACTCGAAACGCTCGCATGAAGCGTTCATAGATGACATCCAGTTGCGGCATGCGACCGCGAATAATTCTATCTTGACTGGTGAGATCATAAACAATGACTCCAGAGGCAACTCCACCAGAGGCAACTCCACCTTCAGTGGCGACTTCCCCCTCGGAAACCGCCGCTAACAGTGCATCAACTTCATTTTGTGAGAGTACCTGATTCATTCGCGCTGGTCCCCTTAGTTTACAATAAAATCTGTAAAATAAACTTTCTTGATTTTGCCTTTAACAAGAAAGCTATTTACTGTTTCGCGCACTTCATCTCTTAAAAATTCTTTACCTTCTTTGGTGGTGACTTGATCGTAAGTTTTGCTTGAGAGAAGAATAATGATGATGTCTCGAATCTGAGGTTTTCTTTTTTCAATTTCTTCTTCTACTTTACCGCCATCAACTTCAAGCTCCATATTGATCTTTACGAGCTTATTGCCCCGTGTGCCGGCAAGATTGACTAAGAAAGTTTCCATTGGAATAAGTTTACCGATGTATTCTTGATGTTCCTCATCAGTGGCTTTATTCGCCTCATCTTCTTTGACGCCATCAACAATATCACCAATTTTTGGCTTAGCTTTTTCAGCTTTATGAGAGGTCCAGAGAATTCCCACCACTGAAGCCATGACCATCATATTAAGTACGGCAATGATGATCAGAAGTATGGGCTTCTGAGGTTCATTAGTTACGCGCTTCTCCGCCGTCGGCGTTTCAATTTCATCTTCTTTTTTTGCTGCATTATTATCCGCTGCCACAGCACGTCCTCCCTGACGATGAGG
This DNA window, taken from Oligoflexia bacterium, encodes the following:
- the fliN gene encoding flagellar motor switch protein FliN, whose amino-acid sequence is MPNDEALNAFAEGDKTARPRNLDLILDIPLKVTVELGRTKMVVHDLLALGQGSVIELNKLAGEPMEVLVNDKLVARGEAVVVNEKFGVRLTDIISPMERIQQLK
- the fliP gene encoding flagellar type III secretion system pore protein FliP (The bacterial flagellar biogenesis protein FliP forms a type III secretion system (T3SS)-type pore required for flagellar assembly.), giving the protein MPVLVQAQAKNVGGVTLPTISLGFTSTQKPEEVVNVLKIIILLTVLTLAPAIIIMMTSFTRIVVVMAFLRQALGTQQMPPNQLIVGLSLFLTFFIMSPFLADINSKALQPYLKNAISQEQAGEEVMKPLRKFMFAQTRDTDLALFLKMGRIDQPKTRADVPSLVLIPAFVISELKTAFEIGFIIYLPFLIIDMVVASVLMAMGMMMVPPIVVSLPFKIMLFVLVDGWQLIVGSIVKSFG
- the fliO gene encoding flagellar biosynthetic protein FliO; translation: MSRLFFSFLVLVAGFILSTQEAQAGNSLSDISTKRIGQDFFVELTFAEDVVEAGVTLEYSNRTIEVNIPSAITKVKKGITKISDSMVDHLYTTQATADALKCQIILTPPNQATQFKNSTAVLSRANKLFIKVTAPATTSPTATAANTIPTELPGALIDQMMRKEAGEMGDTVTLTPIALPEKKILTATTEEVQPVFKTEQALNKEKAQPKKALLPRMLMSLAIVLAVIGGGYYAFKKWPGSKKLSTRNRMIEVMAQHHLGAKRSLAVVKVAGEAVLIGVTDNNITILKTLALLDDDMAIATGGKSPAKFNSALANKVQGEVDRKATLDAITNSDKDEEFSMRGLREIVGERLKSMREL
- a CDS encoding flagellar basal body-associated FliL family protein, coding for MAADNNAAKKEDEIETPTAEKRVTNEPQKPILLIIIAVLNMMVMASVVGILWTSHKAEKAKPKIGDIVDGVKEDEANKATDEEHQEYIGKLIPMETFLVNLAGTRGNKLVKINMELEVDGGKVEEEIEKRKPQIRDIIIILLSSKTYDQVTTKEGKEFLRDEVRETVNSFLVKGKIKKVYFTDFIVN
- the flhB gene encoding flagellar biosynthesis protein FlhB gives rise to the protein MADGGDSLEERSEEATTQRREDFRKQGQVAQSREVTSILVLIGVASVFYFMSRQFLLEIQSLFSLAFTEQFVAAARHGDILPPLKLAFIKGGMIVLPVFAITIVMGIGATVLQIGFLTAWDHINFDIERLNPITGFTKIFNMRSIVEGIKSVIKIAVVGITAYFIVKNEIAFSPQLVQMSTAQILVYMGTVVFKLIGGICILMAFVAALDYGYLRWDLEKRMRMTKQEIKEEFKQREGDPLIKSRIKRIQRELSQRRMMEEVPKADVIITNPTHIAIALKYDRVAMAAPVMVAKGADFIAEKIKEVARKHNIPIVENKPLARNMFKNIKLGHPIPRSLYNAVAEVLAYVYRIKGKIQQVSQEIAKENPNGLGGA
- the fliQ gene encoding flagellar biosynthesis protein FliQ, which encodes MTPELVMTLGQETIKTTLLLAAPLLACALIVGLIVSVFQAITQINEATLSFIPKILAIAVTLVVCAPWMLDVITRFTTTLFENITTYVR
- the fliR gene encoding flagellar biosynthetic protein FliR — encoded protein: MFEVYRFNETEIALFALMLIRISTCIAIIPIFGVRHVPSSVKVLLSLLLTFILFPVLIKTTQMPLINWEDEIFLLVAKEAFLGMFMGFLTRLIFIAVDVAGELLGFSMGFSTAQLVNPTSGEASSVMEQFLTILATLLFLAINGHHMLIEAIYRSFSLVPLAQLSINPENMASLSVIIQQVFTIGFKLAAPMIAVILFLNIAMGIIGRAVPQVNVFVISFPVNILVGLFVFIVSIPLLLSTMQTDFVDVSAEIFKYIKNF
- the fliM gene encoding flagellar motor switch protein FliM gives rise to the protein MNQVLSQNEVDALLAAVSEGEVATEGGVASGGVASGVIVYDLTSQDRIIRGRMPQLDVIYERFMRAFRVSLSSALRKIASLNHASTDFLKFGEFINTLPVPTCMSVLRFNALRGSALVVVESKLAYALVDSFLGGADRPYTKIEGKEFTAIELSIVRRVVELAMSDLESAWISVGKIDASFVRTEVNPQFVGIVPPTDVVIASTFDVELENANGTITLVIPYSTIEPIKQKLSSGFQVESDQTDKKLWTAILEKQFLETDVGVRVNLGVTEITMGDLLNMQVGDVIPLDQDATGELNVEVEGVKKMKAFYGVSHGNVAVQITRVLATRYDT